A part of Maridesulfovibrio hydrothermalis AM13 = DSM 14728 genomic DNA contains:
- the queD gene encoding 6-carboxytetrahydropterin synthase QueD, whose amino-acid sequence MSKGKWKLKVKKDFSAAHQLRNYGGKCENMHGHNFGVEVEIEGDRLDSRVEILMDFKELKKELSEVLETLDHKHLNSTEFFEHRNPSSENIARYIYKEMQKRVETEHIKLVYASVSEKDSSVASYSEE is encoded by the coding sequence ATGAGCAAAGGTAAATGGAAGCTTAAAGTAAAAAAGGATTTCAGCGCGGCGCACCAGTTGAGAAATTACGGTGGAAAATGTGAAAACATGCATGGCCACAATTTCGGGGTTGAAGTTGAAATTGAAGGTGATCGCCTCGACTCCAGAGTGGAAATCCTCATGGACTTCAAAGAGCTAAAAAAAGAACTCTCAGAAGTACTCGAAACACTGGACCATAAACATCTCAACAGCACAGAGTTTTTCGAGCACCGCAATCCATCCTCGGAAAATATCGCCCGCTATATCTATAAAGAGATGCAAAAAAGAGTTGAAACTGAACATATCAAACTTGTCTACGCTTCTGTTTCAGAAAAAGATTCATCCGTAGCCAGCTACTCCGAGGAATAA
- the dtd gene encoding D-aminoacyl-tRNA deacylase yields the protein MKLVIQRTSGGKVEVEGSTIGKIGPGIMVLAGFGKEDTEELPDSKVWKTLLDKMIGLRIFEDTEGRMNLSLEDIGGDILLVSQFTLYASCKKGRRPSFTGAAAPQLASTLFDKLVETVTQKAPGKVATGQFGAMMNIDFVNSGPVTIILDSNDFI from the coding sequence ATGAAACTGGTTATCCAGAGAACCAGCGGCGGCAAGGTCGAAGTTGAAGGAAGTACCATCGGCAAAATAGGTCCCGGCATCATGGTTCTCGCCGGATTCGGCAAAGAAGACACTGAAGAATTACCGGATTCAAAGGTCTGGAAAACCCTTCTGGACAAAATGATCGGACTGCGAATCTTTGAAGACACCGAAGGGCGCATGAACCTTTCACTTGAAGATATTGGTGGAGATATCCTTCTTGTTTCACAGTTCACCCTTTACGCATCATGCAAAAAAGGACGCAGACCTTCATTTACAGGTGCTGCCGCACCGCAGCTTGCCAGCACTCTGTTTGATAAACTGGTTGAAACCGTAACGCAAAAAGCTCCGGGCAAAGTTGCCACCGGACAATTCGGAGCAATGATGAATATCGACTTTGTCAACTCAGGACCGGTTACAATCATACTGGATTCTAATGATTTTATCTAA
- a CDS encoding ATP-binding protein, translating to MHNFVLEAVPTPEESREIARKAIHIMKDFISDESLLHDIDLVLTEGCSNVARHAYDSPAPCNRLELTIKIVPREYVIFEIADWGKGLCSKSIDFTMPDPEAVGGRGMFIMSELMDSFELVRKDGKNIIRLTRNIKEEQWLRKE from the coding sequence ATGCATAATTTTGTGCTGGAGGCAGTTCCCACGCCGGAAGAAAGCAGGGAGATTGCACGCAAGGCTATTCATATTATGAAAGATTTCATTTCTGATGAAAGCCTGCTTCACGATATAGACTTAGTCCTGACTGAAGGCTGCTCCAATGTCGCACGCCATGCTTACGACAGTCCGGCTCCATGCAACAGGCTGGAGTTGACAATTAAAATTGTGCCGCGCGAATATGTGATTTTTGAAATTGCAGACTGGGGAAAAGGACTTTGTTCCAAATCCATTGACTTTACTATGCCCGACCCCGAAGCAGTCGGTGGCCGCGGCATGTTTATCATGTCCGAGCTTATGGATTCATTTGAATTGGTAAGAAAAGATGGGAAAAACATCATCCGGTTAACCCGCAATATAAAGGAAGAGCAATGGCTGAGGAAAGAATAA
- a CDS encoding STAS domain-containing protein, whose protein sequence is MAEERIKISDGILTLKCGKEVTIETIYEFKSKIEKDSESADVNIIVADLSEAQFLDSSGIGFLVSLNSRLKSLNKNMYLLKPSEQICKTLELVRLISFFNIIEDERELP, encoded by the coding sequence ATGGCTGAGGAAAGAATAAAAATATCAGATGGTATCCTCACCCTCAAGTGTGGAAAAGAAGTCACTATTGAAACAATATACGAATTCAAAAGCAAAATAGAAAAAGACAGCGAATCCGCAGATGTGAATATTATTGTGGCAGATCTTTCAGAGGCCCAATTTTTAGACAGTTCCGGTATCGGTTTTCTTGTCTCATTGAACTCGCGTCTTAAAAGCCTTAATAAAAACATGTACCTGCTTAAACCCAGCGAGCAAATCTGCAAGACTCTGGAGCTGGTCAGGCTCATATCCTTTTTCAATATAATTGAAGACGAACGGGAACTCCCATAG
- a CDS encoding FapA family protein yields MPCLKHYFDPDFDHQNLKPVEKNDGSVDYYNMGYVQSVIAGQVLAQWEEESEAGQCPLGYRHYSEKKFPRGPNTKINPENPDQLIATRNGYVFYNEDGLIMVKELLNVRGNVSLSTGNIFFVGDLVVHGAIKSGLDVKANNINVRGVIEQSNVHAAGFLKCDGGIKGNSKALIESKETLRTSFCENATLVSGGNIIIDKNCMHTTVYCEGKFAVKGRFAGGRCYSDNYVYVGEQLGGGLSAAAQIIVGYNPLLLLQIDKISDQLTRLRNEVEDLQKLVSKENSTAIEFRERINKSEMKIRFLKNKKKQLWDKIQQAEKLESCKVMVEGIVKSGVEISIGQAFLQVDEPLENVFFYYDNNEIKVGSPAVKK; encoded by the coding sequence ATGCCCTGTCTGAAACATTATTTCGATCCTGATTTTGACCACCAGAACCTTAAACCGGTGGAAAAAAACGATGGCAGCGTAGACTACTATAATATGGGCTACGTGCAGAGCGTTATCGCAGGACAGGTTCTGGCCCAGTGGGAAGAAGAGTCTGAAGCCGGCCAGTGCCCTCTGGGATATCGCCACTATTCCGAAAAGAAATTCCCCCGCGGCCCCAATACTAAAATAAATCCGGAGAATCCAGATCAGCTCATAGCCACCCGCAACGGCTATGTTTTCTACAATGAGGACGGGCTGATCATGGTCAAAGAACTGCTCAATGTGCGCGGAAACGTCAGCCTGTCCACTGGCAATATCTTTTTTGTAGGTGATCTTGTAGTACATGGGGCTATCAAATCAGGTCTGGATGTTAAAGCCAACAACATCAATGTAAGAGGCGTAATAGAGCAGTCAAATGTCCATGCTGCCGGCTTTCTAAAATGCGATGGCGGCATAAAGGGAAACAGCAAAGCTCTGATAGAATCCAAAGAGACCCTGCGTACAAGTTTTTGCGAAAATGCAACCCTTGTAAGTGGTGGAAATATTATCATTGATAAAAACTGCATGCATACTACTGTATACTGTGAAGGTAAATTTGCAGTAAAAGGTAGATTTGCTGGCGGACGATGTTATAGTGACAATTATGTTTATGTAGGAGAGCAGCTTGGCGGCGGCCTCAGCGCAGCTGCGCAGATAATTGTTGGCTACAATCCTTTACTGCTACTCCAGATTGATAAAATTTCTGACCAGCTGACCAGACTTCGTAATGAAGTTGAAGATTTGCAGAAACTGGTCAGCAAAGAAAATTCCACTGCAATTGAATTCCGAGAGAGAATCAATAAAAGTGAAATGAAAATTAGATTTCTTAAGAACAAGAAAAAACAATTGTGGGATAAAATTCAGCAAGCTGAAAAACTGGAAAGCTGCAAGGTAATGGTAGAGGGCATTGTAAAATCCGGAGTAGAAATTAGCATCGGGCAAGCTTTCCTGCAAGTTGACGAACCTCTGGAAAATGTCTTTTTCTATTATGATAACAACGAAATAAAAGTGGGATCTCCCGCTGTAAAGAAATAA
- a CDS encoding motility protein A: MDIATLIGIVGGLGLIVATIIMGGNAAGFIDPPSAVVVFGGTFASAFIMFPMSVVLKAFKIALKGFFSKSRDPKAIIDQIVALAETARKESLVALEKVAIDDEYLKKGIILVADGTDGDLVRSIMEIEIDFMKKRHFQGQAVMKGMGNMAPAFGMIGTLIGLVNMLSNLSDPDSIGPAMAVALLTTLYGAVIANVVFLPLAKKLEERSFEESLFMEIMVEGVVAIQKGEHPSIVKEKLQAFLAPAMRDATD; the protein is encoded by the coding sequence ATGGATATTGCAACCCTAATAGGTATCGTAGGTGGATTAGGTCTAATCGTAGCAACCATTATTATGGGTGGAAATGCTGCCGGTTTTATTGACCCTCCCTCCGCTGTTGTTGTTTTCGGAGGAACATTCGCCTCAGCTTTTATCATGTTTCCCATGAGCGTAGTGCTTAAAGCATTCAAAATTGCTCTTAAAGGTTTTTTTTCCAAATCAAGAGACCCCAAAGCCATAATCGACCAGATTGTTGCACTGGCTGAAACAGCTCGAAAAGAAAGTCTGGTTGCCCTCGAAAAAGTTGCTATCGACGATGAATACCTGAAAAAAGGTATCATCCTTGTGGCTGACGGCACAGACGGGGACCTAGTGCGTTCCATCATGGAGATCGAAATTGATTTCATGAAAAAACGCCATTTCCAAGGACAGGCTGTCATGAAAGGTATGGGAAACATGGCTCCGGCTTTCGGGATGATCGGAACGCTTATCGGTCTGGTTAACATGCTTTCAAACCTCAGTGACCCTGACTCAATCGGCCCCGCTATGGCGGTAGCACTCCTTACAACTCTCTACGGCGCAGTTATCGCCAACGTTGTTTTTCTGCCGCTGGCCAAAAAACTTGAAGAACGCTCCTTTGAAGAATCACTTTTTATGGAAATCATGGTTGAAGGAGTTGTTGCAATCCAGAAAGGGGAGCACCCATCTATCGTGAAAGAAAAGCTGCAGGCGTTCCTTGCCCCGGCAATGCGCGATGCAACTGACTAG
- a CDS encoding OmpA/MotB family protein, whose product MAKIVVIKPKDNSPPPEEGLPPWMATFADMVTLLLCFFVLLLSFANTDLDKFKELLGSVKDAFGVKVERREADFMALTPSDVKRDEIKMDSNDKRLLGLVLRIKAMLDQDDATRKSSGVKAEKDGVLVNSSSASLFQPGSSKLRPGASKILDKVISILKDHNYNLVVRGHTDNSEIRSKKYPTNWELSSARAASALRYIVEKGGIAPKRLKAVGYADTQPLVKNNTPENRRKNRRLEFFYHKPARDYW is encoded by the coding sequence ATGGCAAAAATAGTTGTTATCAAACCAAAAGATAACAGCCCTCCACCGGAAGAAGGGCTGCCTCCGTGGATGGCCACATTTGCGGACATGGTTACCCTTCTGCTGTGCTTTTTTGTACTGCTGCTCTCCTTCGCGAACACCGACCTTGATAAATTCAAGGAATTACTCGGCTCTGTAAAAGATGCATTCGGCGTAAAGGTTGAACGTAGAGAAGCAGATTTCATGGCCCTGACTCCATCCGATGTAAAACGCGATGAAATTAAAATGGACAGCAATGACAAGCGTCTTTTAGGCTTGGTTTTGCGTATCAAAGCCATGCTTGATCAAGATGATGCCACCCGAAAATCTTCCGGAGTCAAGGCTGAGAAAGATGGAGTTCTGGTCAACTCCAGCTCCGCATCCCTGTTTCAACCGGGATCTTCAAAGCTACGGCCCGGTGCCTCTAAAATTCTGGACAAAGTTATCAGCATACTAAAAGATCACAATTACAATCTTGTTGTGCGCGGCCACACTGATAACTCCGAAATACGTTCCAAAAAATACCCCACCAACTGGGAACTGTCTTCAGCCAGAGCAGCCAGCGCCTTGCGATATATAGTAGAAAAAGGCGGCATTGCCCCCAAAAGGCTTAAAGCTGTGGGCTATGCTGACACCCAGCCTCTGGTTAAAAACAACACTCCGGAAAACCGCCGGAAAAACAGACGTCTGGAATTTTTCTATCATAAGCCGGCCAGAGATTACTGGTAA
- a CDS encoding CgeB family protein, which translates to MTDYTATTINDESGLTDIRITQDGRKKHMWGKFGQRKETELAETIDGESIPLLIGSGIGTAARILAGQPDRPLFILDCEKTILEQTKLKESLRSHPNVIWITTSSPLNAARHIAELEVNFKKKIQLLKIPFYLRLSPFYAQVEKLILAEVGKAPEFPDWPKFQNEKPRILLLTSQYFLMGEIVSACERQSVPHMFINMDTKEMDLEQFVTRITSAINTFRPDFVLTVNHLGVDQEGVLNTLLHKFKLPLASWFVDNPMLILPLYKAQADSNTTLFTWDADRMDALKTMGYRNIFHMPLGTDQTRFRPSKGCQDTRWARDISFVGNSMVHKTNKRMEAARLPAQLIEKWKEVAHWFGKKSEPSVFNFLKTDYPELVAHYENLLSPYRKLAFETLIIWQATLEYRLSCIKKTLDFSPLIVGDDGWKQLLPNNHSWEYHNELSYYDDLPRFYPCSKINFNCTSQQMKGAVNQRVFDVPACNGFILTDHRYQVENLFEPGKEIAIYHSLEEIPQLIEKYLNDDDARRKIIEAGRKRILAQHTYDCRIKTLIDCMRQTYS; encoded by the coding sequence ATGACTGATTACACAGCAACGACCATCAATGACGAGTCAGGCTTAACCGACATCCGCATCACTCAGGACGGCAGAAAAAAACACATGTGGGGAAAATTCGGCCAGCGCAAAGAAACTGAACTGGCCGAGACAATAGACGGCGAATCTATCCCGCTACTTATCGGTTCAGGCATAGGAACAGCGGCAAGGATACTTGCCGGGCAGCCTGACCGCCCACTCTTTATACTGGATTGCGAAAAGACCATTTTAGAGCAGACTAAGCTTAAGGAATCCCTGCGCTCTCATCCAAATGTGATCTGGATAACAACCTCCTCCCCGCTCAATGCAGCCCGGCATATTGCAGAGCTTGAAGTGAATTTTAAAAAAAAGATTCAGCTGTTAAAAATACCTTTCTACCTCAGACTTTCTCCCTTTTATGCGCAGGTAGAAAAGCTGATCCTTGCTGAAGTGGGGAAAGCTCCGGAATTCCCTGACTGGCCGAAATTTCAAAATGAAAAACCTCGCATTCTGCTGCTGACCAGCCAGTATTTTCTCATGGGCGAAATAGTTTCCGCCTGTGAACGTCAATCCGTGCCACACATGTTTATAAACATGGATACAAAGGAAATGGATCTGGAGCAGTTTGTAACCCGTATAACATCAGCAATTAATACTTTCAGGCCCGACTTTGTGCTTACTGTCAACCACCTAGGAGTTGATCAGGAAGGAGTTTTAAATACTCTACTGCACAAATTTAAACTGCCGCTGGCCTCATGGTTTGTAGATAACCCTATGCTCATCCTGCCACTCTACAAAGCTCAGGCGGATTCAAACACCACCCTGTTCACGTGGGATGCGGACCGCATGGATGCACTCAAAACAATGGGTTACCGCAATATATTTCATATGCCTCTGGGAACCGATCAAACCCGCTTCCGGCCCTCAAAAGGATGTCAGGATACCAGATGGGCGCGTGATATATCCTTTGTAGGCAACTCAATGGTTCACAAAACAAATAAACGCATGGAAGCCGCACGCCTGCCTGCGCAGCTTATTGAAAAATGGAAAGAAGTTGCCCACTGGTTCGGAAAAAAATCAGAACCGTCAGTTTTTAATTTTTTAAAAACAGATTATCCGGAACTGGTTGCCCACTACGAAAACCTGCTTTCCCCGTATCGCAAATTAGCCTTTGAAACACTGATCATCTGGCAGGCAACTCTTGAATATCGCCTATCCTGCATTAAGAAAACACTCGATTTTTCACCCTTGATTGTCGGAGATGACGGCTGGAAACAATTACTACCGAATAATCATTCATGGGAATATCACAACGAGCTGTCCTACTACGATGATCTGCCCCGCTTTTACCCCTGTTCAAAAATAAATTTCAACTGCACAAGCCAGCAAATGAAAGGAGCAGTAAATCAGCGGGTATTTGATGTTCCGGCTTGCAACGGATTTATCTTAACCGATCATCGGTATCAGGTAGAAAACCTCTTTGAGCCGGGAAAAGAAATTGCTATCTACCACTCGCTTGAAGAAATTCCTCAACTGATTGAAAAATATCTAAACGATGACGATGCCCGAAGGAAAATTATTGAAGCAGGCCGAAAAAGAATCCTTGCCCAACATACCTATGACTGCCGTATCAAAACTCTCATCGACTGCATGCGCCAGACATACAGCTAG
- a CDS encoding FmdB family zinc ribbon protein — protein MPIYEYKCEQCGHLFEEIVSASSDKTPACPKCESTETFKMMSAFSAKPSSGADGFSSMAPMPSAGGCAGGSGFS, from the coding sequence ATGCCTATTTATGAATATAAATGTGAGCAGTGCGGACACCTCTTTGAAGAGATTGTTTCTGCTTCCAGCGATAAAACTCCAGCTTGCCCGAAGTGTGAAAGTACCGAAACTTTTAAGATGATGTCTGCCTTCAGCGCGAAGCCTTCATCTGGAGCAGATGGTTTTTCATCTATGGCCCCCATGCCGTCAGCCGGTGGTTGCGCTGGTGGATCAGGATTTTCATGA
- a CDS encoding CHASE4 domain-containing protein encodes MRIGLKGKSVIGVFLLCTVMLGAAWLGATQMVKHGSHEIEKVLIEENLNRASSAIYAEADSLVNYCRGWAWWDDNYRFMGTRNEEFVKSNLTKEVLTNLKIDFLLFIDTEGKIYESKIFGTKEPILECFATEGHSGRELVKRCNRDGIGGLIRASHKIAMVTAQHILTSQAKGATRGTLVMGRFFGDSDVKKLGDKLLLDLSFDELNGLVSDEIFFRKNNPDDTVVQGFKVINDFLGNPLVLLRLEMSRDAYKIGSSMTWTFVLFFLGALLLLGVTASILVNLNFVSRVKMLQSQLKGEFFIGPHRRHVLLSGSDELTDLSDSINETLDLLQEEKEKAETANRVKTEFLANMSHEIRTPMHSILGMVELLKETKLDNEQRGFLDITSTAGESLLVIINDVLEISKIEAGHLEIEKHDFLLHEMVERVVSMFEVDASKKGLELSCNISSDVPFKVTGDPTRIRQVLTNLISNSIKFTADGVVEVSLYVENEKVMFSVRDEGVGIAQEKQDIIFQSFTQADSSISRKYGGTGLGLPISRKLVDMMGGEMVVKSIVGEGSTFMFYVDLAEA; translated from the coding sequence ATGCGCATAGGTCTTAAAGGTAAGAGTGTTATAGGTGTTTTTCTATTGTGCACTGTGATGCTTGGTGCTGCATGGCTTGGTGCGACTCAAATGGTGAAGCATGGTTCACATGAGATTGAAAAGGTTTTGATTGAGGAAAATCTTAATCGTGCATCATCTGCCATTTATGCTGAAGCGGATAGTCTGGTTAACTACTGTCGGGGGTGGGCTTGGTGGGATGATAATTACAGGTTTATGGGCACTCGCAACGAAGAATTTGTTAAATCGAATCTGACCAAAGAAGTTTTGACCAATCTTAAAATAGATTTTTTACTTTTTATTGATACTGAAGGGAAGATTTATGAGTCTAAAATTTTCGGCACCAAAGAGCCTATATTAGAGTGCTTTGCAACGGAAGGGCATAGCGGGAGAGAACTGGTCAAGAGGTGCAACCGGGATGGAATCGGCGGGTTGATCAGAGCTTCGCATAAAATAGCTATGGTTACTGCTCAGCATATTTTAACCAGTCAGGCAAAAGGTGCTACACGGGGAACACTTGTTATGGGCCGTTTCTTTGGAGATTCGGATGTTAAGAAGCTGGGCGATAAACTGCTGCTTGATCTTTCATTTGATGAGCTTAACGGTCTTGTTTCCGATGAAATTTTCTTCAGAAAAAACAATCCTGATGACACTGTTGTCCAAGGTTTTAAAGTCATAAACGATTTTTTAGGAAATCCTCTTGTTTTGCTCCGTCTTGAGATGAGCAGGGATGCCTATAAAATAGGCAGTTCCATGACTTGGACTTTTGTTCTTTTTTTTCTGGGAGCTTTGCTTTTGCTGGGCGTTACAGCAAGTATTCTTGTTAATTTAAATTTTGTTTCCAGAGTTAAGATGTTGCAATCTCAGCTAAAGGGTGAATTCTTCATTGGACCGCACAGGAGACATGTATTGCTTAGCGGCAGTGATGAGCTGACGGATCTTTCAGACTCAATAAATGAAACTCTGGATTTGCTGCAGGAGGAAAAGGAAAAAGCTGAGACTGCCAATCGAGTCAAAACTGAATTTCTGGCAAATATGAGTCACGAGATAAGAACTCCGATGCATTCAATTCTGGGGATGGTTGAATTGTTGAAGGAAACTAAGCTGGATAATGAGCAAAGGGGTTTTCTGGATATTACAAGCACTGCCGGCGAGTCGCTTCTTGTAATTATAAATGATGTCCTTGAAATTTCTAAAATTGAAGCTGGACATCTTGAAATTGAAAAGCATGATTTTTTGCTGCATGAAATGGTCGAAAGAGTTGTCTCCATGTTTGAGGTTGATGCTTCCAAGAAAGGTTTGGAGCTGAGTTGTAATATTTCGAGTGATGTACCGTTCAAGGTTACTGGCGATCCAACGCGAATAAGGCAGGTTTTGACCAATTTAATCAGTAATTCAATTAAGTTTACGGCCGATGGGGTTGTAGAGGTCTCTCTTTATGTTGAGAATGAAAAAGTTATGTTTTCAGTGAGGGATGAGGGCGTTGGCATTGCGCAGGAAAAGCAGGATATAATTTTTCAGAGCTTCACTCAGGCCGATTCTTCAATTTCCCGTAAATATGGGGGGACCGGCCTTGGATTACCAATTTCCCGTAAGCTGGTAGATATGATGGGAGGGGAGATGGTGGTAAAAAGCATTGTCGGTGAAGGGTCTACTTTTATGTTTTATGTGGATTTGGCAGAGGCGTGA
- the cysS gene encoding cysteine--tRNA ligase gives MRLYNTLNRKKEEFVPADGNKVSLYACGITAYDLCHIGHARSSVVFDILVRYLRFKEYDVTFVRNFTDIDDKIINRANESGVSAAELAEKFIGEFYMDMDKLNILRADIEPKCTEHIPEMIELTKTLIEKGNAYSTASGDVYFKVRSFEGYGKLSGRNIEDLQSGARIKPGEEKEDPLDFALWKAAKPGEPSWESPWGRGRPGWHLECSAMSEKYLSLPFDIHGGGQDLSFPHHENEIAQSEAATGKEMARFWVHNGFVQINSEKMSKSLGNFFTIRDILEKFMPETLRYFLLTMHYRSPLDFSFEALEEAEKGIRRVYTAMEQMNEALQKKKWSKAALPADVLAEIDEAEKGWNEAMEDDMNTAGAMGHIFTLIRLAGRIAEDKAWRKSEGGRDAWVRILDDMKTWGTVLGIFTEEPKVFLENLKLCMLERKGIEVAKVEELVAARQDARKSKDFARSDEIRDELIELGVDVKDTPQGPAWNVI, from the coding sequence ATGCGCCTTTACAATACACTTAATCGTAAAAAAGAAGAATTTGTTCCCGCTGACGGTAATAAGGTATCTCTTTATGCCTGCGGTATCACTGCTTATGACCTGTGTCATATCGGTCATGCCCGTTCTTCTGTTGTGTTCGATATTCTTGTCCGTTACCTGCGGTTTAAAGAGTACGATGTCACCTTTGTACGCAACTTCACTGATATTGACGATAAAATTATCAATCGCGCCAATGAATCAGGTGTTTCTGCTGCTGAACTGGCGGAAAAATTTATCGGTGAATTTTATATGGACATGGATAAACTCAACATTCTGCGCGCAGATATCGAGCCGAAGTGTACCGAACATATTCCTGAAATGATTGAGTTGACCAAGACTTTGATTGAAAAGGGTAACGCTTATTCCACTGCTTCAGGTGATGTTTATTTCAAGGTCCGCTCTTTTGAAGGGTATGGGAAGCTTTCCGGCAGAAATATCGAGGATCTTCAGTCCGGTGCACGCATTAAACCCGGTGAAGAAAAAGAAGACCCGCTCGATTTCGCTCTTTGGAAAGCAGCCAAACCGGGTGAGCCGTCATGGGAAAGTCCGTGGGGAAGGGGGCGCCCCGGCTGGCATCTGGAATGTTCTGCCATGAGTGAAAAGTACCTGTCGCTTCCTTTTGATATTCATGGCGGTGGGCAGGATTTAAGTTTTCCGCATCATGAGAATGAAATTGCCCAGAGTGAAGCTGCTACGGGTAAAGAAATGGCTCGTTTCTGGGTTCATAACGGATTTGTGCAGATTAATTCTGAGAAGATGTCTAAATCGCTTGGTAACTTTTTTACCATTCGTGATATTCTTGAAAAATTTATGCCTGAAACCCTGCGCTATTTCCTGTTGACCATGCATTACCGCAGTCCTCTTGATTTTTCTTTTGAGGCTTTGGAAGAAGCTGAAAAAGGAATACGCCGTGTTTATACTGCAATGGAGCAGATGAATGAAGCGTTGCAAAAGAAGAAATGGTCCAAGGCCGCACTGCCTGCTGATGTTCTCGCTGAAATTGATGAAGCGGAAAAAGGCTGGAATGAAGCTATGGAAGATGACATGAATACTGCCGGAGCGATGGGACATATTTTCACCCTCATCCGGCTTGCCGGACGTATTGCCGAAGATAAGGCATGGCGCAAAAGTGAAGGGGGGCGTGATGCCTGGGTTCGTATCCTTGACGATATGAAAACATGGGGCACGGTGCTTGGTATTTTTACTGAAGAGCCGAAGGTTTTTCTTGAAAACCTTAAGCTTTGCATGCTGGAGCGCAAGGGCATTGAAGTTGCAAAAGTTGAAGAACTTGTTGCTGCACGCCAAGATGCAAGAAAGTCGAAAGATTTTGCACGATCCGATGAAATCAGGGACGAACTGATCGAACTTGGGGTGGATGTGAAAGACACCCCGCAGGGGCCTGCTTGGAATGTGATTTAA
- the ispD gene encoding 2-C-methyl-D-erythritol 4-phosphate cytidylyltransferase, whose amino-acid sequence MSASGEVWAVLLAAGSGSRLANAVGGVKKQFLGWKGFPLFWHSALTFSKTPAISGIIFVFPSDQVEEMSDVIAGLDGADSLGLPFKVTAGGERRQDSVFNGLSRLPAKCSHVLVHDSARPFASVPLVTELIDLLQSGIEAVIPAIDVTDTIKEMDGDIVKKTLVRSRLKAVQTPQGFSLPVLYAAHKQAEAEGWDVTDDASMVEMAGKDVHICAGEESNMKITNPEDLKRIEDDVRTLPCVGWGYDVHKYGEGRPMVLGGVPIPGGPQVIAHSDGDVLLHALADAILGLFGGGDIGHHFPDTSAACENMSSGIILKEVMVKAEEAGVEIIHVDLTIIAQVPKLSPHRDLIRKNIASLMGLNKDQVNVKATTEEKLGFTGAKKGIKAVAAVTGLKTFS is encoded by the coding sequence ATGAGCGCATCCGGTGAAGTCTGGGCAGTTCTACTTGCTGCGGGCAGCGGTAGCCGACTGGCAAACGCTGTCGGCGGTGTAAAAAAACAATTTCTAGGCTGGAAGGGCTTTCCGCTCTTCTGGCATTCCGCACTTACTTTTTCTAAAACTCCTGCCATTTCAGGCATCATTTTTGTGTTTCCTTCCGATCAGGTTGAGGAAATGAGTGATGTTATTGCCGGACTTGACGGTGCTGATTCTCTGGGGCTGCCTTTTAAGGTTACAGCCGGAGGAGAAAGACGTCAGGATTCTGTATTTAACGGACTCAGCCGGCTTCCTGCAAAATGTTCTCATGTTCTGGTGCATGATTCAGCACGTCCCTTTGCTTCCGTTCCGCTTGTTACTGAGCTTATCGATCTGTTGCAGTCCGGTATTGAGGCCGTTATTCCTGCCATTGATGTTACTGATACCATCAAAGAGATGGACGGTGATATTGTGAAGAAGACTTTGGTCCGCTCCCGTCTGAAGGCTGTTCAGACTCCGCAGGGATTTTCGCTTCCGGTTCTCTATGCTGCCCATAAGCAGGCAGAGGCAGAAGGCTGGGATGTTACCGATGACGCCTCTATGGTTGAGATGGCGGGGAAAGATGTTCACATTTGCGCCGGAGAGGAATCCAATATGAAAATTACCAATCCTGAAGATTTGAAGCGTATTGAGGATGATGTGCGCACCCTGCCATGCGTAGGCTGGGGGTATGATGTCCATAAATATGGCGAAGGCCGGCCTATGGTTTTAGGTGGCGTTCCTATTCCCGGCGGTCCGCAGGTGATTGCTCATTCTGATGGTGATGTTTTGCTGCATGCTCTGGCCGATGCCATCTTGGGTCTTTTTGGCGGAGGAGATATCGGACACCATTTTCCTGATACGTCGGCAGCGTGTGAGAACATGTCGAGCGGTATAATTTTGAAAGAGGTGATGGTTAAAGCCGAGGAAGCCGGGGTTGAAATTATTCATGTAGATCTTACTATTATTGCTCAGGTTCCAAAGCTATCCCCCCACCGTGACCTTATCCGTAAGAATATTGCCTCGCTCATGGGGCTTAATAAGGATCAGGTAAATGTGAAAGCTACGACCGAAGAAAAGCTAGGTTTTACTGGAGCCAAGAAAGGTATTAAGGCCGTGGCGGCAGTTACCGGACTTAAGACTTTTTCCTGA